Within Myceligenerans xiligouense, the genomic segment GACCAGCTCGGGCTCGATCGTCTCCGCCTCGAGCAGGAAGCTGAGTGCGCCGAGCGCGGTCGCGCTGGCGATGTCCCCGGCGTCGTGCCCGCCCATCCCGTCCGCGACCAGGAACACCCCGTTCTCGGCCAGGTAGGCGTCCTCGTTGATCTTCCGGCGCCGGCCCCGATCGGATGCGGCACCCCACATCAACGACGGCCGGTTGTCGGAGCTCACCCCTCCGCCCCTGAGTGGACGACGACGCGCCGGTCCCCGAAATGGACCGTCGACCCGACCGGGACGCGCACCCGCGCCCCGGCCTCCGCGACCCGCGGGGGAAGTCCCGGCACCGAGACCACGGTGCCGTTCGTCGAGCCCCGGTCCGTGAGCCAGAGTCCCGCCGAGTCCACACCGAGCTCGGCATGATTCTTCGAGACGGAACGTGTCGGGTCGGGAAGCTGGACCAGACGCACCCCGGAACTGCCCGGCGCCTGCGGGTTGCGCCCCACCAGGGTGGGGCCGTCCACGCGGACCATCTCGCCCGACTCCAGCTCCAGCACCGCGCCCAGGACCGGCGGCGGTTCCATCGCCCCGCTCGATCCCGTCGGCAACTGCATGACCGTCTCGTCCGGCACCTGCTCGGCGCGGGTCCCGCCCGGGTCCGGACGCTGCGGGGCCGCCTGGTGGCCACGTGACGCCTGGCCGTGCGGGGCCTGCCGCCGGCCCGGACCGTCGATGCGCGTGGGCTGCGAGTCGCGCCGCCGCGGCTGCGAGATGGGCGGGTACGGCGACGTCTCCAGCACCGGATGGTCCGGAATCGTGTTCGCGGCGGTGATCGGCAGCGGGGAGTTCGGCGTCGCCGGGGGCGACGGCGTGGACGCCGTCGTCGGCGGCCCGGCCTCGGGCGGGGACGACGGCGGCGCGCCGGGCAGCATCGGCTGCTGCGGCTGGGCCGCGGGATGCCGGCCCGGCCGTTGCCGGGACGACGGATCCTGGCCCGGCTGACCGGACACGGGCGGGAACGGACCCGCCGGGCTCCCCGGCACGTCCGTGATCAGGCCGTCGCCGGACGACGGCCCCGAGGCCTTGGGGAAGGACCAGGGGTCAGGTCGTGCCGGGGCGGGTGAACCGTGCGGGCTGAAGGACGCCGAGGGCTGCTGTCCGGACTGCCCCGCCGGGTCGAAGGCGGGCGCCTGCCCCGCGGACGACGCGGCGGTGTGCGCCTGGCCCGCCGCGCGCAGCGCGCCCGGGCTCGCCTGGCCGCCCGGTGTCACCGGCGAGCCCGGGGCCGGGGTGCCAGGGGCCAGGGTGCCGGGGGCCGGGGTGCCAGGGGCGGG encodes:
- a CDS encoding RDD family protein, encoding MTDVVCGGCLSRQAEGTQYCGVCGREFPRTGRPVAEQRPGPQSAVQQMAGGGYGVSQGGQDLPYHHGASRIDDEFHTGTFVPARDPGPLPEPEPVYAHVGRRIVAWLLDGAVGSVLFGAVYGIALVIAQPPEGVIAIDENEQRAMLTTLVAGLWGGLGLMFLWSLSMWIWEGRSGKTLGNLALGIRTVSAADQEPVGFWRILLRMLVVGAGSLACVVGAWVVLLSPLWDKSGRKQGWHDKAAGTVVIDATKKPVPVVEGFDPDSRPRAPGREPSGPGTAGRSAPAPGTPAPGTLAPGTPAPGSPVTPGGQASPGALRAAGQAHTAASSAGQAPAFDPAGQSGQQPSASFSPHGSPAPARPDPWSFPKASGPSSGDGLITDVPGSPAGPFPPVSGQPGQDPSSRQRPGRHPAAQPQQPMLPGAPPSSPPEAGPPTTASTPSPPATPNSPLPITAANTIPDHPVLETSPYPPISQPRRRDSQPTRIDGPGRRQAPHGQASRGHQAAPQRPDPGGTRAEQVPDETVMQLPTGSSGAMEPPPVLGAVLELESGEMVRVDGPTLVGRNPQAPGSSGVRLVQLPDPTRSVSKNHAELGVDSAGLWLTDRGSTNGTVVSVPGLPPRVAEAGARVRVPVGSTVHFGDRRVVVHSGAEG